From one Lactiplantibacillus paraplantarum genomic stretch:
- a CDS encoding glutathione peroxidase, whose amino-acid sequence MAESVYDFTETEMSGAPLDLSQYRGQVLLIVNTASNCGLAPQFKGLEELYQKYHQEGLVVLGLPSNQFHQEKADDDETHDYCQRHYGVTFPMTKRVMVNGDDADPLFTYLKQAAGHGRIKWNFTKFLIGRDGRVLERYAPTTRPATFEAAIRDALADRSED is encoded by the coding sequence ATGGCAGAATCAGTGTATGATTTTACAGAAACTGAGATGAGTGGTGCGCCACTTGACTTGTCACAATATCGCGGTCAGGTCTTGCTAATCGTGAATACGGCTAGCAACTGTGGCCTGGCGCCACAGTTTAAAGGATTAGAAGAACTTTATCAGAAGTATCATCAGGAAGGACTAGTGGTTCTGGGCTTGCCATCTAACCAATTTCATCAAGAAAAGGCGGATGACGACGAGACCCATGACTATTGTCAACGGCACTATGGGGTAACGTTCCCCATGACCAAACGGGTGATGGTTAATGGTGATGACGCTGATCCGTTGTTTACCTACCTCAAACAGGCGGCGGGACATGGCCGAATCAAGTGGAACTTTACAAAATTCTTGATTGGTCGTGATGGTCGTGTGCTCGAACGCTATGCCCCAACGACACGGCCGGCGACGTTTGAAGCAGCGATTCGTGATGCCTTAGCTGATCGTTCAGAAGATTAG
- a CDS encoding ECF transporter S component has product MKWVKSWYLNDIILLALIGIFFGAIFMGTNFVYNVLTAALTPFGLSGLANELLLGLWCMPGMLAGYLIRLKGSATLGELLAATVEMFFGGQWGITTLISGVVQGFGAELGYIVTGYKHYDWLGLTAAAATTTVVTFGWDLARNGYYKLQLWLLILYVVVRFISMFVFGGLLTKAITDLLDRSHVLKSTH; this is encoded by the coding sequence ATGAAATGGGTTAAATCATGGTACTTGAACGATATTATTTTACTAGCGCTCATTGGTATTTTCTTTGGGGCAATCTTTATGGGGACTAACTTTGTCTATAATGTGCTTACCGCCGCCCTTACGCCGTTTGGGCTAAGTGGTTTAGCCAATGAACTACTGCTCGGCCTGTGGTGTATGCCGGGGATGTTAGCTGGTTACTTGATTCGCTTGAAGGGTTCGGCCACGCTAGGGGAGCTCCTCGCAGCAACCGTCGAAATGTTTTTTGGTGGACAATGGGGAATCACGACCTTGATTTCAGGCGTTGTCCAAGGTTTTGGCGCTGAATTAGGCTATATTGTGACCGGCTACAAACACTATGACTGGTTAGGTTTAACGGCTGCGGCCGCAACAACTACTGTGGTCACGTTTGGCTGGGACCTCGCCCGTAATGGTTACTATAAATTACAGCTATGGCTCTTAATCTTATACGTGGTCGTCCGCTTTATTTCAATGTTTGTCTTTGGTGGCCTGCTAACTAAAGCCATTACTGACTTACTGGACCGCAGTCACGTTTTAAAATCAACACACTAA
- a CDS encoding fluoride efflux transporter FluC, protein MLSLITLAGTGAAIGALSRYGIMRLALPLNQWSLPFATLFINLTGALLLGWILTSSLSPSWQVFLGTGIMGGYTTFSTMINEIVLLGRNQHQRTAWQYLMLSLIGGLLMVYLGTLI, encoded by the coding sequence ATGCTAAGTCTCATTACCTTGGCTGGCACCGGTGCTGCAATTGGCGCGCTAAGTCGCTATGGTATCATGCGCTTAGCACTGCCCCTCAATCAGTGGTCATTGCCATTCGCAACGCTATTTATCAATCTAACCGGTGCTTTATTGCTCGGTTGGATTTTGACTAGTTCCTTGTCACCCAGTTGGCAGGTCTTCTTAGGAACTGGGATCATGGGCGGCTATACCACTTTTTCGACCATGATCAACGAAATTGTGTTACTTGGACGTAACCAGCATCAACGCACGGCCTGGCAATACCTCATGTTGAGTCTTATTGGTGGCCTATTGATGGTTTACCTTGGTACTTTGATTTAA
- a CDS encoding type II toxin-antitoxin system PemK/MazF family toxin — translation MSLKQGDILWIDLNPAKGTETRKKRPCLIVSNNQYNRFFNTVLVIPISTADKYQTNNKYVESPLFIPINEDSIHGVALLQHIRAIDPAKRSDNQVVATLPQQTIHTISANIKQFF, via the coding sequence ATGAGCTTAAAACAGGGAGACATTTTATGGATTGACCTTAACCCAGCCAAAGGGACCGAGACTAGAAAAAAGCGCCCGTGTCTAATTGTCAGTAATAATCAGTATAATCGTTTTTTCAATACAGTTCTGGTTATTCCAATCAGCACCGCTGACAAGTACCAGACAAATAACAAATATGTCGAATCACCGTTATTTATACCGATAAACGAAGATAGCATCCATGGTGTTGCCTTGTTACAACATATCCGAGCAATTGACCCTGCCAAGCGTTCAGACAATCAAGTGGTCGCCACACTGCCACAACAAACCATCCACACAATCAGTGCCAACATTAAGCAATTCTTTTAA
- a CDS encoding fluoride efflux transporter FluC, with protein MKRIIAIAGFAILGGGLREGLSLLITWPQHFWITCLINIIGAFVLSLITNLLPARLPVSEDIVVGMSVGLVGSFTTFSTFTFETLQSFQSGHSVLALSYVAISLGLGLLAGVAGNLLSNYWLPKEEF; from the coding sequence TTGAAAAGAATCATTGCAATTGCAGGCTTTGCAATCCTAGGTGGTGGTCTTCGTGAAGGACTTAGCTTGCTCATCACTTGGCCGCAACACTTCTGGATAACGTGTCTGATCAATATTATCGGCGCGTTCGTTCTTAGTCTGATTACCAACCTACTACCAGCGCGGCTACCCGTCTCAGAAGACATTGTTGTCGGTATGAGTGTCGGACTCGTTGGTAGCTTCACCACTTTTTCGACCTTCACTTTTGAAACGCTACAATCGTTTCAAAGTGGCCATAGCGTTTTAGCCTTAAGCTACGTTGCCATCAGTCTAGGACTAGGTTTACTTGCCGGTGTAGCTGGTAACTTGCTTAGTAATTATTGGCTACCAAAGGAGGAATTCTGA
- the greA gene encoding transcription elongation factor GreA yields the protein MEPTFNKMTSTGYHAIEQEIEDLKQQRPERIRILAAAAALGDRSENAEYSSAKRDLGRLESRLRYLNKQLQYAQIVQPADNNQLDIGKFVTIEFLDDHDQITYQLVGKQEANLEQQKISFTSPIGQALANHTVDDVVTVNAPNGAYQVKVIAVKRA from the coding sequence ATGGAACCAACTTTTAACAAAATGACTTCGACTGGTTACCATGCCATCGAACAGGAAATTGAAGACTTAAAGCAACAGCGGCCCGAGCGAATCAGAATTCTGGCTGCGGCTGCGGCACTGGGTGATCGTTCTGAGAATGCTGAGTATAGTAGTGCCAAACGGGACTTGGGGCGCTTAGAAAGCCGCCTGCGTTATCTCAACAAGCAGTTGCAATACGCCCAAATCGTTCAACCAGCTGACAACAATCAACTCGATATCGGTAAATTCGTGACCATCGAATTTCTGGATGATCATGACCAAATCACCTATCAATTAGTTGGAAAACAGGAAGCCAATCTCGAACAACAAAAAATCTCATTCACATCTCCCATCGGTCAAGCGCTCGCTAATCATACTGTTGACGATGTGGTCACTGTGAACGCACCGAACGGGGCTTATCAAGTTAAGGTAATCGCGGTTAAGCGCGCGTAA
- a CDS encoding MFS transporter: protein METTKSISVPSKSYVSKTRIGVLAVSSMGMAALAITPSYAAIASNFSLSNTSVQMLTSLPNLFMMLAGLIIGKLTATKLNLKTLTLSAAILVIVGGFLPLAFHTNFMFLLFCSCLVGLGQGACTNLSQVLISQMLPETERQSTMGLTTTFTNLGGIVFIMGGGQLAATSGWVNNYWIYLFSVLVLVVILTLVPMHPATVNAADDQGTGEQIKLNKYVFYCAFWGFCTLLLNNVLNNNISLFVVEEKLGATSQAALTSTVSLIGGMLCGLIVGVIGKRFKYSSITISFILYGLSYLLIGFGHSLWLAFVGSFVVGAAMSIAMGQFPYLISISVGKNSVSMALGVYVAIYSIGGVVSPFVVNPLTKLVAGMGINVFVVSGVIALLLGVLCMGLQFQKKLVTAAAQL from the coding sequence ATGGAAACAACAAAATCGATATCGGTACCAAGTAAAAGCTACGTCTCTAAGACCCGGATTGGCGTGCTTGCAGTCAGTTCAATGGGCATGGCAGCGCTCGCAATCACCCCATCCTATGCCGCAATTGCATCTAATTTTTCACTCAGCAATACCAGTGTCCAGATGTTAACATCATTACCGAACCTATTCATGATGTTGGCAGGGTTGATTATTGGAAAACTAACAGCAACTAAACTCAACCTAAAGACATTGACACTCAGCGCCGCTATTTTAGTAATTGTCGGTGGCTTCCTGCCATTAGCCTTCCATACAAATTTCATGTTCCTGCTATTTTGTTCTTGCTTGGTTGGCCTAGGCCAAGGTGCTTGCACCAATTTGTCGCAAGTATTGATTTCTCAAATGCTACCAGAAACCGAACGTCAGTCGACTATGGGCTTAACAACGACCTTCACCAATCTTGGTGGTATCGTCTTTATCATGGGCGGCGGCCAGCTAGCTGCAACAAGCGGTTGGGTCAATAATTACTGGATCTACTTATTCTCAGTGCTTGTTCTGGTTGTGATTTTAACGTTAGTCCCGATGCATCCGGCAACCGTTAATGCGGCAGATGACCAGGGCACCGGCGAACAAATCAAGCTCAACAAATATGTCTTTTACTGTGCATTCTGGGGATTCTGCACGTTACTCTTAAATAATGTTTTGAACAACAATATTTCATTATTCGTGGTCGAAGAAAAGCTTGGTGCAACTTCACAAGCTGCCCTGACGTCAACCGTTTCATTGATTGGTGGGATGTTATGTGGCTTGATCGTAGGTGTCATTGGCAAACGGTTCAAATACTCATCGATTACAATCTCATTTATCTTATACGGCCTATCCTACCTATTGATTGGCTTTGGTCATTCATTGTGGTTAGCCTTCGTGGGTAGCTTCGTCGTGGGGGCTGCCATGAGTATCGCGATGGGACAATTTCCATATTTGATTTCGATTTCAGTTGGCAAAAATAGTGTTTCGATGGCCTTAGGTGTATACGTCGCGATTTATTCAATCGGAGGCGTAGTTAGTCCTTTCGTCGTTAATCCATTAACTAAGTTAGTTGCTGGTATGGGAATTAACGTCTTCGTGGTCAGCGGCGTCATTGCGCTGCTCCTAGGTGTGCTATGTATGGGACTTCAATTCCAGAAGAAACTAGTAACGGCGGCTGCGCAATTGTAA
- a CDS encoding glucosamine-6-phosphate deaminase — MKVIVVKDQAAGGKEGYKVFKNALDNGAKVFGLATGSTPVTTYKEIVNSDLDFSDCTSVNLDEYVGIAPDNDQSYKYFMQTHLFNEKPFKESFLPNGLASDPEAEVKRYDKVIDEHPIDLQILGIGRNGHIGFNEPGTPRDITTHVVDLTESTIEANARFFASENDVPKQAFSMGLASIMKSKHLLLEAFGENKADAVKGMIEGPDTPELPASILQNHPDVTVIIDEAAASKLSKKY; from the coding sequence ATGAAAGTTATCGTAGTAAAGGATCAAGCTGCCGGCGGAAAAGAAGGCTACAAAGTATTTAAGAATGCTTTAGACAATGGTGCGAAAGTATTTGGGTTGGCAACTGGTTCGACACCCGTTACAACTTACAAAGAAATCGTTAATAGTGACTTAGATTTCAGTGACTGCACATCCGTTAACTTGGATGAATACGTTGGGATTGCACCAGACAACGACCAAAGTTATAAATACTTCATGCAAACACATTTATTCAATGAAAAACCATTTAAGGAATCATTCTTGCCGAACGGTTTAGCTTCAGATCCAGAAGCTGAAGTTAAGCGTTACGACAAAGTGATTGACGAACACCCAATTGACTTACAAATCTTAGGGATTGGCCGTAATGGTCACATTGGCTTTAACGAACCAGGTACTCCCCGCGATATTACGACGCACGTGGTTGATTTAACTGAATCAACGATTGAAGCTAACGCGCGGTTCTTCGCCAGCGAAAATGATGTTCCTAAGCAAGCTTTCTCAATGGGCTTAGCTTCCATCATGAAGAGCAAGCATTTATTGCTCGAAGCCTTCGGCGAAAACAAGGCTGATGCGGTTAAGGGTATGATTGAAGGCCCAGACACCCCTGAATTACCAGCAAGTATCTTGCAAAACCACCCAGACGTTACCGTTATTATTGACGAAGCGGCTGCCAGCAAGTTAAGCAAGAAGTACTAA
- a CDS encoding AbrB/MazE/SpoVT family DNA-binding domain-containing protein, with the protein MSSNHTTLVSSKITSKNQVTIPKTIRELLDIGSNDTINWQINPNGTVVLAKSKPDLWQVVADQEKQFGNLSTSEIEWGPDLESDEFD; encoded by the coding sequence ATGAGTTCTAATCACACAACGCTAGTTAGTTCAAAAATCACTAGCAAGAATCAGGTAACCATTCCTAAAACTATTCGTGAATTGTTAGATATCGGATCAAATGACACGATTAATTGGCAAATCAATCCGAACGGAACAGTTGTCCTCGCCAAGAGCAAGCCAGATTTATGGCAAGTTGTTGCTGACCAAGAAAAACAATTCGGTAATCTCAGTACCTCAGAAATTGAATGGGGGCCTGACTTAGAAAGTGATGAATTCGATTGA
- a CDS encoding energy-coupling factor transporter transmembrane component T family protein, whose product MNPSMKLLLLLIIALEISFTTIISLNVALIILALIYLLSHRTRLRTLGWLLLIPLLPAIGLWSTQYINGSGDKTLMAWVLFTRIYAFVFTGATFTLTTDVLQLTDSLEQNWHLPAKFAYGVLAAYNLVPRIQHEVQVIRVAGLMRGQALSFWSPQLYFKAILVSINWSQNLAQAMHSHGFVEDAPRTHYRQIPLTKLDWTIVIGGVLLLQVGVFVISWR is encoded by the coding sequence ATGAATCCGAGCATGAAATTATTATTGTTACTCATCATTGCGCTAGAAATTTCATTCACGACAATTATAAGTTTGAACGTGGCACTGATTATTCTGGCACTGATTTACCTGCTTAGTCACCGAACTCGACTGCGAACATTAGGGTGGTTGCTACTCATTCCGTTGCTACCAGCAATTGGACTTTGGAGTACCCAGTACATTAACGGTAGCGGTGACAAGACTTTGATGGCTTGGGTCCTGTTCACACGAATCTATGCATTTGTCTTTACGGGCGCTACTTTTACGCTCACGACTGACGTTTTACAATTAACCGACTCACTTGAGCAGAACTGGCATTTACCCGCCAAATTTGCATATGGCGTCCTCGCCGCTTACAACCTGGTACCGCGGATTCAGCACGAAGTTCAAGTGATTCGGGTAGCCGGCCTGATGCGTGGTCAAGCCTTATCTTTCTGGTCACCGCAACTCTACTTTAAAGCAATTTTAGTGTCTATCAATTGGTCACAAAATCTTGCCCAAGCCATGCACTCACATGGTTTTGTCGAAGATGCCCCCCGCACTCACTATCGTCAGATTCCGCTGACTAAGTTGGATTGGACCATTGTGATTGGCGGTGTCTTACTCTTACAAGTCGGCGTCTTCGTCATTTCTTGGCGCTAG
- a CDS encoding aldo/keto reductase, with translation METYTLRDGLTIPKIGFGTYKLNGAHGVQVIDSAIDRGYRLLDTAFNYENEGAVGEAVRRSSVPRSELLISSKLPGRHHIYAEAINTIQESLYRAGLDYYDLYLIHWPNPKEDHYVEAWQALIDAQKLGLIRSIGVSNFLPEHLERLNKETGVLPVINQVELHPYFNQQAQRDYDQAHGILTQDWSPLGRASEMLQNETLKEIAAHYHKNVGQLILRWELQLGTLPIPKSSTPSRQAGNMDVFDFEISTADMTTINGLSQADGRLNNQDPAVYQEF, from the coding sequence TTGGAAACTTATACGTTACGTGATGGTTTAACGATACCTAAAATTGGCTTTGGAACATATAAACTGAATGGTGCCCATGGTGTGCAAGTGATTGACTCAGCGATTGACCGCGGCTACCGGTTATTAGATACGGCCTTTAACTATGAAAATGAAGGGGCCGTTGGCGAAGCGGTTCGGCGTTCATCAGTACCACGTTCGGAACTCTTGATTTCATCGAAACTTCCTGGTCGTCACCACATCTACGCGGAAGCTATTAATACGATTCAAGAGTCGTTATATCGAGCTGGCCTGGATTATTATGATTTATATTTGATTCATTGGCCTAACCCTAAGGAAGATCACTATGTTGAAGCTTGGCAGGCACTGATTGATGCCCAGAAGTTAGGCTTGATTCGTTCGATTGGGGTCTCGAATTTCTTACCAGAACATTTAGAACGATTGAACAAAGAAACGGGCGTTTTACCCGTCATTAATCAGGTCGAATTACATCCGTACTTTAACCAGCAGGCACAACGGGATTATGATCAAGCGCACGGTATTTTGACACAGGATTGGAGTCCCCTTGGCCGGGCGAGTGAGATGCTTCAAAATGAGACGCTCAAAGAGATTGCAGCGCACTACCATAAAAATGTTGGTCAGTTGATTTTACGGTGGGAACTACAGTTAGGGACCTTGCCGATTCCGAAGTCGTCAACGCCGAGCCGTCAAGCAGGTAATATGGACGTGTTTGATTTTGAAATCAGTACAGCTGATATGACCACAATTAATGGCTTGAGCCAAGCGGATGGTCGCTTGAATAATCAAGATCCAGCAGTGTACCAGGAATTTTAA
- a CDS encoding helix-turn-helix domain-containing protein, translating to MVSSTQPINIINRGAPVKLTVFAERLHAPTPLNLVVVGDNPMVHDLMNAGEQTLRFIVYRQLQNQVTRRYFDLLSELERQDLQDVFIDYQREMTVGLLMTELLRHHEERISITDSYFPGKNIRHVNADTQSGMIFTYLVAHSADATLKETACYFGYDKNYFSRLCRRLFNKSFSEQLTFIRIELAKRMLAFSNKRIEQIAVELGYKNNSSFFTAFKREVAMTPNDYREQHGYRLAHQHINGN from the coding sequence ATGGTTTCATCTACGCAGCCAATTAATATTATTAATAGGGGGGCACCGGTAAAGTTAACTGTTTTTGCGGAGCGCTTGCACGCGCCTACCCCATTAAACTTGGTCGTTGTCGGTGATAATCCGATGGTTCATGATTTAATGAATGCGGGTGAACAAACATTGCGGTTTATTGTTTACCGACAACTACAAAACCAGGTAACCCGCCGGTACTTTGATTTGTTGTCGGAGTTGGAACGGCAAGATTTGCAAGATGTTTTTATTGATTATCAACGAGAGATGACGGTGGGATTGTTAATGACAGAACTGTTACGGCATCACGAGGAACGGATCTCGATTACAGATTCGTATTTTCCTGGTAAAAATATTCGGCATGTTAATGCGGATACGCAATCAGGAATGATTTTCACGTATTTAGTTGCCCATAGCGCAGATGCGACGTTAAAAGAAACGGCATGTTACTTTGGTTATGATAAAAACTATTTTTCAAGATTGTGCCGGCGATTGTTCAACAAGAGCTTTTCAGAACAATTAACATTTATTCGTATTGAACTGGCCAAACGGATGCTGGCATTTTCTAATAAGCGGATTGAACAAATTGCCGTTGAATTAGGTTATAAAAATAATAGTAGTTTCTTTACTGCGTTCAAACGTGAAGTGGCGATGACCCCAAATGATTATCGGGAACAGCATGGGTATCGGCTGGCACATCAGCATATCAACGGTAATTGA
- a CDS encoding ABC transporter ATP-binding protein, with protein sequence MASIALNNLTYTYPQASTPILDRVTLSLPSQSFVLLTGPSGTGKSTLLQLIAGLLPLAPAHGSITFDGQSLAANATNQRTQRVAMMFQNPNQQFAMDTVENELIFALENLQVPRDQIPARLLSALDFVGIQNLQSRLLNHLSGGEKQKVALAIIVAMDSDVILLDEPFASVDPTARAVLLDRLVELRDQHGKTIILADHDLTGYEQLVDQVVQIKDQHLQLIDRTAWSELFAAFTEQPQRSWSAPQYIERPCFQLDHVTLQAGDRQLLVPTTRQLLAQHNTLITGPNGSGKSTLFEALVRLHPYTGEIRYEGTPINKLKRKRYARHVALLFQDAETQFLNITVAEELAQSKRYAYGDYFTADRIQTSLAQLNLSGRDEQVIYTLSEGQKKKLQILLMLIMQSPVLLMDEPLKGLDLHSINALVALLQTTQAATKQTLIIISHQLTGLMPLIDYQLHFENHHLDWVVQS encoded by the coding sequence ATGGCTAGTATCGCGCTGAATAATTTAACTTACACCTATCCACAGGCGTCGACACCCATTCTGGATCGCGTAACTTTATCACTACCTAGTCAAAGCTTCGTCTTACTAACTGGGCCATCGGGAACTGGCAAATCAACGCTACTACAACTGATTGCAGGCCTGCTACCATTAGCGCCAGCTCACGGTAGCATCACCTTCGATGGCCAATCATTAGCTGCCAACGCGACTAATCAGCGCACACAACGCGTCGCGATGATGTTTCAAAATCCTAATCAGCAGTTCGCCATGGACACAGTCGAAAATGAACTGATTTTTGCACTTGAGAACTTACAAGTGCCCCGCGACCAAATACCGGCCCGCTTACTTAGCGCACTCGACTTTGTCGGCATTCAAAACTTACAGTCACGGCTATTAAATCATTTATCCGGTGGCGAAAAACAGAAGGTGGCCCTTGCCATCATTGTCGCTATGGACAGCGATGTCATCTTACTAGACGAACCCTTTGCCAGTGTCGATCCTACCGCACGAGCCGTCTTGTTAGACCGACTCGTGGAACTACGCGATCAACATGGGAAGACAATCATCTTGGCGGATCATGACCTAACAGGTTACGAACAGCTCGTCGATCAAGTCGTCCAAATCAAGGACCAGCACTTACAGCTCATTGACCGTACCGCCTGGTCTGAGCTATTTGCAGCCTTTACTGAGCAACCACAACGGTCATGGTCAGCGCCGCAATACATTGAACGCCCTTGTTTTCAACTCGACCACGTCACTTTACAGGCCGGTGATCGCCAACTATTAGTACCGACAACGCGTCAATTGTTAGCCCAACACAATACGCTGATCACGGGTCCTAATGGTAGCGGTAAATCAACGTTATTTGAGGCCCTCGTTCGCCTACATCCATACACTGGCGAGATTCGTTATGAAGGGACTCCTATCAACAAATTAAAGCGTAAACGCTATGCTCGTCACGTTGCTTTACTCTTTCAGGATGCTGAGACTCAGTTTTTAAACATCACGGTCGCTGAAGAACTGGCTCAAAGTAAACGCTATGCGTATGGCGACTACTTTACCGCGGATCGGATTCAAACGTCCTTAGCTCAACTCAACTTATCCGGTCGTGATGAGCAAGTCATCTATACTTTGAGTGAGGGGCAGAAAAAGAAACTACAAATTCTGCTCATGTTAATCATGCAGTCACCAGTTCTACTTATGGATGAACCCTTAAAAGGGCTAGATTTGCATTCGATCAATGCCCTGGTTGCGTTATTACAAACCACCCAAGCGGCGACTAAGCAGACACTGATTATTATTAGTCACCAGTTAACCGGTCTGATGCCATTGATCGACTATCAGTTACACTTTGAAAATCACCATTTAGATTGGGTGGTGCAATCATGA
- a CDS encoding helix-turn-helix transcriptional regulator produces the protein MLTANHVKHYRLMAGITQKELAEKTGITRQTLSLIEKGTYNPSLKLCLNLCHVLNQTLDTVFWVEPS, from the coding sequence GTGCTAACCGCGAATCACGTCAAGCATTACCGGTTAATGGCCGGCATCACACAAAAAGAGCTCGCCGAAAAGACTGGCATCACCCGTCAAACCCTGAGCCTGATTGAAAAGGGCACCTATAACCCATCACTGAAACTCTGCCTCAACCTCTGTCACGTACTCAACCAAACACTCGATACTGTCTTTTGGGTCGAACCCAGTTAG
- a CDS encoding ABC-F family ATP-binding cassette domain-containing protein, translating to MTMINLKNIQKNIAGRPLFTIERLVANAGDKIGVVGRNGAGKSTLAHLLTGDDHDYTGQIGVDEPVSYVAQIAPTFDQSGGQVMLTRIRQALSARPTILILDEPSSNLDETHQQWLIKQLQRFRGLLLLISHDRQLLDAVTTQTWAVEQQKFTAYAGNYAHYRAVKEQQLATQETAYQLQTRHQRDLLAAQRQRNEKAQRIRKGNRRMSRVERAKTKATREATAAKMERTAKRMVARGQREVQVTKPFMTSGFKLVATDFPAFTGKTVVTGLNVTLTEYGKTLLTHADFQIDPQDRVAIVGPNGSGKTTLLRAILADRVSGLKLAPAARVGVFNQDMTALDNTHSVWQTVRQASQLPDQTIRNVMGALGLPARFYPQLVSELSGGELVKLQLICILVGQYNVLMLDEPTNYLDVDALEALADYLQNYPGTVIFVSHDEPFRQAVATRTLQFKAQQLIDPDKVVEAPKPTGAELAVLRFKYDQLMADPTSSTAAIQALRQQIDQLKSSAGPH from the coding sequence ATGACAATGATTAATTTAAAAAATATTCAGAAGAATATCGCAGGACGACCATTATTTACGATTGAACGATTAGTCGCCAATGCGGGGGATAAGATTGGTGTGGTTGGTCGTAATGGTGCTGGTAAATCAACACTGGCCCATTTACTAACCGGCGACGATCATGATTATACCGGGCAAATTGGGGTGGACGAGCCGGTCAGTTATGTCGCTCAAATTGCGCCGACTTTTGACCAAAGTGGTGGTCAAGTTATGTTAACCAGAATTCGGCAGGCTTTGAGTGCCCGTCCGACAATTTTGATTCTAGATGAACCGTCATCTAATTTGGATGAAACACATCAGCAATGGCTCATTAAACAGCTGCAACGATTTCGCGGGTTGCTGCTGTTGATTTCACATGATCGCCAACTGTTAGATGCTGTCACGACACAGACTTGGGCGGTCGAACAACAGAAATTTACAGCATATGCGGGTAATTACGCGCATTATCGCGCAGTAAAGGAACAACAACTAGCAACGCAGGAGACTGCTTATCAGCTCCAGACTCGTCATCAGCGGGACTTATTGGCTGCCCAGCGCCAACGTAATGAAAAAGCCCAACGAATTCGCAAGGGTAATCGGCGAATGTCGCGAGTAGAGCGTGCCAAGACGAAAGCGACTAGAGAAGCAACAGCAGCAAAAATGGAACGGACTGCTAAGCGTATGGTGGCTCGCGGACAGCGAGAAGTGCAAGTTACCAAGCCGTTTATGACCAGTGGCTTTAAATTAGTAGCGACCGATTTTCCGGCGTTTACGGGTAAAACCGTGGTGACTGGTCTGAATGTGACGTTAACTGAGTACGGGAAAACACTACTAACCCATGCAGATTTTCAAATCGACCCGCAAGATCGAGTTGCCATCGTTGGTCCGAACGGCAGTGGCAAGACCACTTTATTGCGCGCGATTTTAGCCGACCGGGTGTCGGGATTGAAATTGGCCCCGGCGGCACGAGTCGGGGTGTTTAATCAAGATATGACGGCACTCGATAACACACATTCGGTGTGGCAAACGGTCCGGCAAGCCAGTCAACTACCCGATCAAACAATCCGCAATGTCATGGGTGCATTAGGTTTGCCAGCACGGTTCTATCCGCAATTAGTATCAGAATTAAGTGGGGGTGAACTTGTCAAGTTACAGTTGATCTGTATTTTGGTCGGTCAATATAACGTGTTGATGTTAGATGAACCGACTAATTATTTGGATGTGGATGCACTGGAGGCGTTAGCTGATTACTTGCAAAATTATCCCGGAACCGTGATTTTTGTTTCACATGATGAACCGTTTCGCCAAGCTGTCGCTACTCGCACTTTGCAGTTTAAGGCACAGCAATTAATCGATCCCGATAAAGTTGTTGAGGCACCTAAACCGACCGGGGCTGAGTTAGCGGTGCTCCGGTTTAAATATGACCAATTGATGGCTGACCCAACATCCTCGACAGCGGCTATTCAGGCGTTGCGTCAACAAATCGATCAGCTAAAGTCATCAGCGGGACCGCACTAG